atatcaATCAATAATCATTGGCATCATGTTTGCACTTATAAAGTTGTTCGGTACCGGAATAGGATAGttagataggtatataataatattgttttaattttactaataatattttgatgtttcaCTCAACAAAActtgatttaattatacaagTGTTGATTTGATCTTGGGCTTCCGGGTATTCCGCTTATCCGCTATCCGTCATCCTTGTGTTGGCAGTACTGACACACTGCGCCCCCGCGCGTTCTTGAACAAAAATCGATTATGTCGGTACGCGATTTTTGGGCAGCAGTGCTCATAAAAATCTTCGCGAATCGTGGAATGTAGATGTCGATTATGACATCTAACTACGGACGTACGGACTAGCATCCATATTCCCATGATAGAAGTTCCCGAAGGCGTCTGCGCATATACTGACCACGCAGAGCGCGAAGCGGTGAAGGTGGTTTTGCCAGGTAAGTTTATCTTTTACCTAATTTttagcatcaatattttgttgtgtttttgTATGGCGTGACCtattttgcaattattttataggaaTATGTGTATTACTTACTTGACAAAGTATAGCTCGAAGGCCGCCAAGAAATTTCTACTGGATCGCGCATGCAGCTTGCAGAGTTTAAGCTTCTCGCACTCCTCCGCACTTTGAAAAGAATTGACTATTAAATACTGTCTAATTCCTTGGCCTACCCACTTATCGTAAATCATACGATAATTGTTACAACCTACCTTACAATGACTCGTATAGGTAAATCGATACCGGGGTCTTGGTCCAACTGTTTCGCCCCATCAGTTGGACCAATAGGTAATAGTTGCCTTCAATAGGGTCAGTggtcaaataattataatcaatttcgataataattattgatatttaccCACAATGTTCCGTGGggccatagataaaaaaatgggTGGGACCCTAGGTGGGGCAGGCAAAGTTTACAAACCTACAATACctacgtatatttttatttgtgcaataaaaagttacttattgcaagaaaaaaatacagaaactaATTACGAAAAATCAAAAGGCGTAGAAACCTTCAGAAGTTTGGTCATTTATCTTAGcttttaaatacctacctatgaaTCGATACTGAATTTATGAAACCAGTTAGATATTTCTCTCTGCTTCCCAGATCTGCTTATGATCTACCTACCCAACTTACATTCACGAAACCACTAGTTAGTAACCTGTGACTACACTCTTATAGACCAGTCATCGTATTTTTAAGCTATTCCGCCCAACTGCTGGACAAAGGTCTCATTTCTCCTCCAACTCCCTccataatattctaatatataggtaggtacctatgccAAATCCAACAATGTCTTTTCGCAGATCAGATCACTCCAACGCTTCTTTCGTCTGCCACAGACCGAATCTGTCGTATATTCTTAAATGGCTGCCTGCCACGGCTAAACAGctgattttggtgaaatttggaatatattatacttagttaATGACTCCAGCATAAACGGCGTACGGAGCTGCTTGTaaagcaattaaaattaagaattaaaatGGTTGTAACGTACTCTCGCTTCATCCTCATTTTGCCGGCGAGCCCGGTGTCGTCGAACCCACCAGAAGTTAGGAAGGGATTGATGAACCGCTTGGCGATGATGTGTGCGTCTGTGCTGACATCTGTTAATGAAAATTAGTAAAACGTTTATTGAATATTGTCTTAACATgaacattaattacattactttttaaaaattacacatagatatacatataacatatatactcagaatttataatatttatttctgaaatcGAATAGCATATTGCTATTGACAGGCAGATACACAGATAGATGAAGTATCTGTAGGCAgatactatttaaaaatttaaaaacctatACAATGTAGGTATCTATTACAATATCTTTTTATCTTACCTGTTTTCTCCATGGTGTCCACTGGTTTACACAAAACTGCACAAGATGTCGCCACCAACAAGAAAACCAATACACATTTTGccatttctaaaaaataatttataattttatgactgATGCAATAGTACACATGCAGATTATTGCGgataaatgtaatttctgAAAAGCCTTACTATTATATACATGAATCCCCCCTATTCTTAAGAGTATAGTGACGCGACTGGCGTGCCTTgacgaatataataaatacattgttatttgTCTGTATTATcggaacattttaaataatttgtacaaaCAAATCTGTTTGTTCGTCATGATGGACTGTAGGGTTCACTGCATGTAAATTAGACCAAGATATTTTAAGACAACAATTTGTAAAAGGGCAAAatattatgacgacctcggtggcgcagtggtaaagtgcttgggttcgatccccggtcgggtcatgatggaaaattgtctttttcttattggcctgggtcttggatgtttatctataatgtatttgttataaaatgtagtattgttgagttagtataccataagtctcaaacttacctatttgacctaatatatttattttattatttgaagatACGTTAAGATGGAAATAGTTGTTGCAAATGATATGcaaatggtctgacaactagggttGCCGACAACCGTGCAAAGTGGAAACGATAAAGTAGCAAagctgggctccgacgctcaacagctgaggaagaaaaagaaaatcgctgagatgagagagagttgtTGTATGCAAGTTTTTTTatcctattatatttattgatccTCTTATGGTGCGAATTACGCTGATTTTCATgcatctatttttttaagttacgGGTGATAGGAAAAACTTTTTACAACGATTCGTTTCGATTTGTTCGAGTTGGTGCACTACCACTGTGACTACCACAGAATATCCACCAATAAGCTATGCTTGATTTCTTTAGCTCCCTGTTTGCCATTAATCTTACGGAACCCCATAACATTATGTGAAACACCGTGGTGAAACATGATACAAGTAAAAAGATgggattaaaataaataagttagtcattttagttattttcggAAACCATTTATGCTGTTTACCGTTGTCCGAAGATTTTCCATTTTGTCATCTATTGaaaggttatttttagaaGTAGGTAATCCGCAAGGAACTAGGTGTGTTCTCCTAGACAAATAACTATAACTTTTGCAGATCTTTTCATACAAAAGTAATGAAGTCCAATTCTCCAATATGTGAcctttaatttaatgtaattactacctatatacatacttaagtattttattatttacttttgaattttcctttttatagTTTGGAGATTTTaatgttcataaaattgtTGAATGAAGATGCAGTGACAGCATTCTCATTGAGTTTGGTATCCCGTGGGAACCACATAATTGAGTAGTCACGATTAGCTGATCGTGTCCGGTATCGACCAGTGTTGACGCACGTTCTACTCCAGTGTGAATGAAGCTAAATTGTTAGCCACATTGACGCACATCACAAcagcaaataatttaaagtgatAAAGTAAACACACCTCATCGGGGGTTGCAATTGCAGCAGTTGTTGCAATCTCCCATAGCAATTATAGTTACTTCGAAAGAGGATCATATCTACTTTATgtgtagtaggtacctagattGTTGTATCGATCTGTTATTAAACAGTTGCCCGGTGAACAGAGATTTTCCTCCAAAGCCCGTAGCTTCGTGGAAACAACGATTACAATGCCGCATGCCGTCACTATACAAATCGATagatcccaactaatattataaatgagaaagtaagtttgtttgttacctcttcacgcattatctactggaccgattattatgaaatttggtacacgggtagtaaataacctggaataacacattgggtactttttatcccgaaattcccacgggagcgaaaccccggggcgcagctaattttatatgaagtaTCAAGCTGGAATCTTTGCATGGCATTCCCCGCTGAATGGAGGTACACTTCCATAAGGAAagccaataataataattataaaatgttgtgaatgattcaacattttaagaaattaaagatCAATTGCGCAATATTGTTCCAGGATGTCATCATCATGGGGATAATCAGACTAAATTATGGAGAACTCTGTTATAAAAGTCGAACCTTTTCTGTTTTCTCATTCTCTTTAGTACAAAATGTTCTAAAAACttcagttaaaaaataataatattatatgaataatgTTGAAAGGACATTACTAAatactattgttattatacTGTAAAACCATTGTCATATCATCAGACGATTGCAAAAAACTCATGCATcacatcaataaaaaaataaaaacaaacacattctATCTTTGTCCACGAACGAGAACTCTGGAAAATGCTAGTTGGTGTAGTGTCGCTCCTCGACGTGAGATGGCGCTATATTTTAACCacaaatgacaatattttaactaattacGAAAATATGGGActttgtattgaaataaatacaagagTTTTATTTAAGACTTGAtactatcaaaaataataacattctgTAGACTTTTGAATGACATACAGTTTTATACTATTCATCAATAGATATCGTtgcaaatacttttttaaaacgaCCAATAGATGTCGCTGCaatatctaaatttattttgtgaaagtgAAAGATAGTTTCCATTATTTCTTCccaaaataatagtattttgaTTACTTCCTTTTCCTTTGcatatttacttttgttttctaaatatataaataaaaaataatggttaAATACAGTGACAACAGTTGTACTTGGACAACAATAGATGGCGTTGAAAAAGCATGTTTCATTTTTGGACATACTTTGTACTAGCCCTGCATTTTCTATAAGGATCTCGAGTTTTCGAGAATTTTCGTCTAGCCTCTCGACGCCAGATTTCGACACAGCCGTCCGTATATAAAAGCGACAGCGCGCCATTTTTTAAGCAGTTGAATTTAATCAAAGTGACAGTGCGAAGCGAAGTGACAAAAAGTGAAATATATTCGTGAAAAATGTCTTTGATGCCGTATTGGTTGCGCCATATTCGGAACCTGGCACACCGGGACCCCATTGCCAGAGTGTTAGAAGACCCTTTCACCATTTTCTCAAGGGATCCATTCTTCCGGGATCCTATAAAATACTTTCGGCAAATTACACCGGCTTTGGAGGACCACCACGGAATCGAAGGCGTATACTCCGACCACGAGGTGAAAATCGACGGGAAAAAAGTGGAAGTACATTTAGATGTTCAGAATTTCACTCCAGACCAGATTCAAGTGAAGACTGTTGGGAACGAAATTATGGTGGAAGGGAAAAAAGAGGTGAAGCAAGACGATGGTTGGATAAGGAGTAATTTCGAGAGAAGATTTTTGCTGCCTGAGGGATTTCCTCCTGAGCGTGTTGAGTGCCATTTGGACAAGGGGAAGTTGAAGCTGGTAGCGTTCAGAGCAGAGCCGATTGCCGAGCGAACAGTGCCCATACAAGACAAGTCAGATGGCAGCGGGAGTGAGAAATCTTCGTAAATATTGCGCAATTCTAATTTTGTGCTACGGTCTTATTTTGTATTCTGTGATTGTTTTCAAACATTCTGACTGATTAGTTGTAATGTTTAGTTTTagagaaataataaagatttttttgaagtAGGTATTTAGTTGTTTCCATTTTGAGCAAAAGCTTTAGATTACATACCTAGTTGTTTATTAAGAAGTCGCCGGAGATTTAAAACGTAAGAAATAAGACAAGAATTTCTCTCGACGGCAcatcattattgtttataaatggATATTTCCGATCTTGTAAATGTCTTGTTTGTTCTATGGATTTATGAAATCatagtgaaataaatgatttgtttgAGAAgagcatttatttacatacctacacaGTACACACtgatatataaacataataatacttaaagaaatcatttcaGTAATTTCATATTGATGATGACAGTCACATATTTCAGCGCTCGTAGTACAGAAAGtcctgaaaataaagaatttgattgagtaagaaaattattaattattatataattaatttcctGCCAGATTACAACCAGTAGATTTGAATGGAAAAAAAGGCATTAGAAAATTCACGTACAAGTAAACTGATGACGTCATCTGgtcaatttattcaaaaaattatatcaatttattaacacAACGAAATACATttggttaaaaatattcaaattagttttttcaaaatagcttatattttcgaaaaaaaaagtacgaAAAAATGAACAATGCCTTTCTGGCATGATGGGAAGGTCCAATGAGTTTCGGCGTTTCTTCAGCAGGGGTCGCTACAAAATgcttgtatataaaaaacgcAGTTTTATAAATCTGTGACTTACAATGAGCAGGCAGGCCCCCAACAAGGAGGCCTTGAGGCGCAAGTCCACGTTGGGCGGGAACACGATCTCGAAGGAGTCAGCGTCCGTGAACGTCTCCCTCGCAAACCCTCCCCACTTCTTGCAGATCTCACCAATCTTTCTCTTGTCGCGGTCAAAGATCTGGAAGTTCAAATTCATCATTAATTACATGTCAGTTAATACTATCCCTGTCTTTATTTGCGATACCGGGGTATCGGAACTGATAGAGCatagattaaataatgtttttctattATCTATGGTATATTTACATCTATCATATAGTTTCAAtacgagaaaaaaaataaatttatcgcttaatttgattgaaaaattgaaatttttagatattttaatcgACTGTCTATTCATTCAGTCTACTCCATGGTCTTCCATCTCCGTGTCAGGTCATGTCTCCATGGTTATG
This DNA window, taken from Plodia interpunctella isolate USDA-ARS_2022_Savannah chromosome 2, ilPloInte3.2, whole genome shotgun sequence, encodes the following:
- the LOC128681810 gene encoding uncharacterized protein LOC128681810 encodes the protein MAKCVLVFLLVATSCAVLCKPVDTMEKTDVSTDAHIIAKRFINPFLTSGGFDDTGLAGKMRMKRDAEECEKLKLCKLHARSSRNFLAAFELYFVNKENARLWDHRTHSIADCERRFSCYDR
- the LOC128681786 gene encoding alpha-crystallin A chain-like, giving the protein MSLMPYWLRHIRNLAHRDPIARVLEDPFTIFSRDPFFRDPIKYFRQITPALEDHHGIEGVYSDHEVKIDGKKVEVHLDVQNFTPDQIQVKTVGNEIMVEGKKEVKQDDGWIRSNFERRFLLPEGFPPERVECHLDKGKLKLVAFRAEPIAERTVPIQDKSDGSGSEKSS